One stretch of Arachis hypogaea cultivar Tifrunner chromosome 20, arahy.Tifrunner.gnm2.J5K5, whole genome shotgun sequence DNA includes these proteins:
- the LOC112783535 gene encoding probable methyltransferase PMT26: MAIGKYTRVDGRRSSSSYCSTVTIVVFVALCLAGVWMMTSSSVVPEQNKDVSQEDKVEMKEQNEVKEQASEVDSSNTRQFEDNPGDLPEDATKGDSTVTSEDNSNSNSEDAKTEDTDKKTEDEDSKTENTESNSEATESNKESDETSTKETDSDGSEKNSGSDESENKSDNETTDGKIEEKVEQSDNNESDENSSKNTDDDSKNQKSNEVYPSGAQSELLNENKAETGSWSTQAAESKNEKESQKSSKQYSWKLCNTTAGPDFIPCLDNWKAIRSLRSTKHYEHRERHCPEEPPTCLVPLPEGYKRSVEWPKSREKIWYYNVPHTKLAKVKGHQNWVKVTGEYLTFPGGGTQFKHGALHYIDFIQESVPDILWGKRTRVILDVGCGVASFGGFLFDRDVLAMSFAPKDEHEAQVQFALERGIPAISAVMGTKRLPFPGKVFDVVHCARCRVPWHIEGGKLLLELNRVLRPGGFFVWSATPVYQKLDEDVEIWNAMKKLTKAMCWELVSISKDQVNGVGVAVYKKPTSNECYEARSKNDPPVCQDSDDPNAAWNVPLQACMHKAPVSSTERGSQWPEQWPTRLTNVPYWLSSDQVGVYGKPAPEDFSADYKHWKRVVSKSYLNGMGIQWSNIRNVMDMNAIYGGFAAALKDRSIWVMNVVSIDSADTLPIIYERGLFGIYHDWCESFSTYPRTYDLLHADHLFSKIKKRCTVDGLMAEVDRILRPEGKLIVRDTVETIEEVENMARSMKWKVRMTYSKEKEGMLCVEKSTWRPEDSETLEYAIV; the protein is encoded by the exons ATGGCTATAGGGAAATATACTAGAGTAGATGGTAGGAGATCATCATCGAGTTACTGTTCAACGGTGACTATTGTTGTGTTTGTGGCTCTGTGCTTGGCTGGGGTATGGATGATGACGTCATCCTCTGTTGTTCCAGAGCAAAATAAAGATGTGTCTCAAGAGGATAAGGTTGAGATGAAAGAACAGAATGAGGTAAAAGAGCAGGCTAGTGAAGTTGATAGTAGCAATACACGGCAATTCGAAGATAATCCAGGTGACTTACCTGAGGATGCAACCAAGGGGGATAGTACTGTCACATCAGAAGACAACTCAAACTCGAACTCTGAGGATGCTAAAACAGAAGACACAGACAAGAAAACAGAGGATGAAGATTCAAAGACAGAAAATACTGAATCAAACTCAGAAGCTACAGAAAGTAACAAAGAAAGTGATGAGACGTCCACTAAGGAAACTGATTCTGATGGGAGTGAGAAGAATTCTGGTTCAGATGAAAGTGAAAATAAATCTGATAACGAAACAACAGATGGTAAGATAGAGGAGAAGGTAGAACAAAGTGATAATAATGAATCTGACGAAAACTCTAGCAAGAATACAGATGATGATTCCAAAAATCAGAAATCAAATGAGGTATACCCGTCTGGGGCTCAGTCAGAACTTCTAAATGAAAATAAAGCAGAAACTGGATCTTGGTCAACTCAAGCAGCAGAATCAAAGAATGAAAAGGAGTCTCAAAAGTCCTCTAAGCAGTACAGTTGGAAACTTTGCAATACTACTGCTGGCCCCGACTTTATCCCATGCCTTGACAACTGGAAAGCAATTAGGAGTCTTCGGAGTACTAAACACTATGAACATCGAGAGAGGCACTGTCCTGAAGAACCTCCTACCTGCCTTGTCCCTCTTCCTGAAGGATATAAACGCTCAGTTGAATGGCCTAAAAGCCGAGAAAAG ATATGGTATTACAATGTTCCACATACTAAGCTAGCCAAAGTTAAAGGGCATCAGAACTGGGTGAAAGTTACTGGCGAGTACCTTACTTTTCCCGGTGGTGGAACCCAGTTCAAGCATGGAGCACTTCATTACATTGACTTTATACAAGAG TCTGTACCTGACATTCTTTGGGGGAAACGCACACGAGTCATATTAGATGTTGGATGTGGTGTTGCCAGCTTTGGAGGCTTTCTCTTTGATAGAGATGTTCTTGCAATGTCATTTGCACCAAAAGATGAACATGAAGCTCAGGTGCAATTCGCACTTGAAAGGGGAATCCCTGCTATTTCTGCTGTGATGGGCACAAAGAGGCTTCCCTTCCCGGGGAAAGTATTTGATGTAGTCCATTGTGCACGATGCAGAGTTCCATGGCATATTGAAG GTGGTAAACTTCTTTTAGAGTTGAATAGGGTCTTGCGACCTGGTGGTTTCTTTGTATGGTCTGCTACTCCTGTTTATCAGAAGCTTGATGAAGATGTTGAAATATGGAATG CCATGAAGAAACTAACAAAAGCAATGTGCTGGGAACTAGTGTCAATTAGCAAGGATCAAGTTAATGGAGTTGGTGTAGCTGTTTACAAGAAACCAACTTCTAACGAGTGTTATGAGGCACGTTCTAAGAATGATCCTCCAGTTTGTCAAGACTCTGATGATCCTAATGCAGCATG GAATGTTCCATTGCAAGCTTGCATGCACAAAGCACCAGTGAGTTCAACGGAACGTGGGTCGCAGTGGCCTGAGCAGTGGCCAACAAGACTGACCAACGTGCCTTACTGGTTGTCAAGTGACCAAGTTGGAGTTTATGGGAAGCCTGCTCCTGAAGATTTTTCTGCTGACTATAAACACTGGAAACGTGTGGTGTCGAAGTCCTATCTAAATGGGATGGGAATTCAGTGGTCAAACATACGGAATGTCATGGATATGAATGCCATCTATGGAGG ATTTGCCGCAGCTTTGAAGGATAGGAGTATTTGGGTCATGAATGTGGTTTCAATAGACTCCGCAGATACTCTTCCCATTATATATGAACGAGGTCTATTTGGTATATATCATGATTGGTGTGAATCATTTAGTACCTATCCCAGGACCTATGATCTCCTCCATGCTGATCATCTATTTTCGAAGATAAAGAAAAG GTGCACTGTAGATGGTTTAATGGCCGAGGTTGATCGGATTCTCAGGCCGGAAGGAAAGCTTATTGTCCGCGACACTGTTGAGACCATTGAAGAGGTTGAGAACATGGCAAGGTCAATGAAGTGGAAGGTTCGTATGACTTACTCCAAGGAGAAAGAAGGCATGTTATGTGTCGAGAAGTCAACGTGGCGGCCCGAAGATTCGGAAACCCTTGAGTATGCTATTGTTTAA
- the LOC112783334 gene encoding uncharacterized protein isoform X2 — translation MEGDKVSHAGECSTSTSMQEEHEQCPNMEECLKLLKGDRDEQRLAGLLLVTKFCKAEDHSSLRKVYHAVGTSFLHRLLRTGMPKPESVNNDNRVAYLRLAVTVLAALCRVPDIASSQDMLSKIPLILEVISTPFLFRSGSSVLEECYEFLYLVSAASSDGIMKLYESGGIKILASQISSLQDGSHLMEISIKLLQLILSRISLDIIYNDYLPELLVILTAIARQFAVLHTSLKFDSLHLLNGILSPKDTAQFLAALRTLSKDNISDNIRIGIVAVLQNRVAPAERLQALFLAESMVSIYGEDWLINQVTASAVQSPAEMCLLLVLEQSRVEIAVLLNELAYLKYEAPQDTSATAEAIVLKRRNVAVAYSLVEKIIKLISKIGGNDGNLLDEGTLTKLIHQLNETIMVVLEYLEDAKEHGQKKGDDLLASVRIIGSYLAEVPLACKEKVQNLLGYMLSVEGEDEQSPFYAVCFLLPLLCQITMEIEGCKAMASCGGLKSVIDCFSKLVGPDGYMVEDNGCIFLACDTIMNLLLKNDKIQLTVDESSFVSLLRALAYWSGNTDDMSSMMMAATICALIFDYTSEEALLSCSDFNNTILGSLYELITRCLASSKQDTNVDMDLSEIISAGFSRWAHRYPHIREAMKT, via the exons ATGGAAGGTGATAAGGTCTCCCATGCTGGAGAGTGCTCCACCTCCACGTCAATg CAAGAAGAACACGAACAATGTCCGAACATGGAGGAATGCTTGAAGCTTCTGAAAGGAGATCGAGACGAGCAGCGCCTAGCTGGACTCCTTCTGGTAACCAAGTTCTGCAAAGCAGAGGATCACTCCTCCCTCCGTAAGGTCTACCACGCCGTCGGCACCTCCTTCCTCCATCGCCTTCTCAGAACCGGCATGCCTAAACCCGAATCTGTTAATAACGATAATCGAGTTGCATATTTGCGCCTTGCCGTTACTGTTCTTGCTGCTTTGTGTCGCGTTCCTGATATTGCTTCTTCTCAAGACATGCTTTCAAAAATCCCTCTCATTTTGGAAGTCATCTCCACCCC TTTCTTGTTTAGATCTGGTTCGTCAGTTCTTGAAGAATGCTATGAGTTTTTATACTTGGTATCGGCTGCATCTAGTGATGGAATTATGAAGCTTTATGAATCTGGAGGCATCAAGATACTAGCTTCTCAAATATCTTCTCTGCAGGATG GTTCACATCTAATGGAAATATCTATAAAACTCTTGCAATTGATTTTGAGTAGGATATCCTTGGATATAATCTACAATGATTACTTACCTGAGCTCTTGGTTATT TTAACAGCAATAGCAAGGCAGTTTGCAGTCTTACACACATCCTTAAAATTTGATTCTCTCCACCTGCTTAATGGCATTCTTTCTCCAAAAGACACG GCACAATTTCTTGCTGCACTTCGAACACTTTCCAAAGATAATATTTCAGACAATATTCGCATTGGTATTGTTGCTGTTTTGCAGAATCGTGTTG CTCCTGCTGAAAGGCTTCAGGCTCTCTTCTTAGCTGAGTCTATGGTTTCCATATATGGAGAAGATTGGTTGATTAACCAAGTAACCGCAAGTGCTGTACAATCTCCAGCTGAAAT GTGTTTATTGCTTGTCTTGGAGCAGTCAAGGGTTGAAATTGCTGTTCTGCTGAATGAGTTGGCCTATCTAAAGTATGAAGCACCGCAGGATACATCAGCTACTGCTGAGGCAATTGTGCTAAAGCGGCGAAATGTCGCTGTTGCCTACTCTTTGGTTGAGAAGATAATAAAGTTAATTTCAAAGATTGGTGGAAATGATG GAAACCTGCTTGATGAAGGCACCTTGACAAAGCTGATTCACCAACTTAATGAGACAATTATGGTTGTACTAGAGTATTTAGAAGATGCAAAG GAACATGGGCAAAAGAAAGGGGACGATTTACTTGCGTCTGTTAGGATTATTGGGAG CTATCTTGCTGAAGTGCCTCTTGCATGCAAGGAGAAGGTTCAAAATCTTTTAGGCTATATGCTTTCtgttgaaggagaagatgaacAAAG CCCCTTTTATGCTGTGTGCTTTCTGCTACCCCTGTTGTGTCAAATTACTATGGAGATTGAAGGATGCAAAGCTATGGCTTCATGCGGAGGACTCAAAAGT GTTATAGATTGCTTCAGTAAATTAGTTGGGCCAGATGGTTATATGGTTGAGGACAATGGTTGCATCTTTTTGGCATGTGATACAATAATGAACCTTCTACTAAAG AATGACAAAATTCAGTTGACGGTAGATGAATCGTCCTTTGTTAGTCTTCTGAGGGCATTGGCTTATTGGTCAG GAAATACCGATGACATGTCAAGTATGATGATGGCAGCAACCATTTGTGCACTGATATTTGATTATACATCAGAAGAGGCCCTTTTAAGCTGTTCTGATTTCAATAATACCATTCTTGGCAGTCTTTATGAACTCATCACAAGATGTCTGGCTTCATCAAAACAG GATACAAATGTGGATATGGATCTTTCTGAGATTATTTCTGCTG GTTTCTCTCGATGGGCTCATAGGTACCCGCACATCAGAGAGGCTATGAAGACATGA
- the LOC112783334 gene encoding uncharacterized protein isoform X3, producing MEGDKVSHAGECSTSTSMQEEHEQCPNMEECLKLLKGDRDEQRLAGLLLVTKFCKAEDHSSLRKVYHAVGTSFLHRLLRTGMPKPESVNNDNRVAYLRLAVTVLAALCRVPDIASSQDMLSKIPLILEVISTPSGSSVLEECYEFLYLVSAASSDGIMKLYESGGIKILASQISSLQDGSHLMEISIKLLQLILSRISLDIIYNDYLPELLVILTAIARQFAVLHTSLKFDSLHLLNGILSPKDTAQFLAALRTLSKDNISDNIRIGIVAVLQNRVAPAERLQALFLAESMVSIYGEDWLINQVTASAVQSPAEMCLLLVLEQSRVEIAVLLNELAYLKYEAPQDTSATAEAIVLKRRNVAVAYSLVEKIIKLISKIGGNDGNLLDEGTLTKLIHQLNETIMVVLEYLEDAKEHGQKKGDDLLASVRIIGSYLAEVPLACKEKVQNLLGYMLSVEGEDEQSPFYAVCFLLPLLCQITMEIEGCKAMASCGGLKSVIDCFSKLVGPDGYMVEDNGCIFLACDTIMNLLLKNDKIQLTVDESSFVSLLRALAYWSGNTDDMSSMMMAATICALIFDYTSEEALLSCSDFNNTILGSLYELITRCLASSKQDTNVDMDLSEIISAGFSRWAHRYPHIREAMKT from the exons ATGGAAGGTGATAAGGTCTCCCATGCTGGAGAGTGCTCCACCTCCACGTCAATg CAAGAAGAACACGAACAATGTCCGAACATGGAGGAATGCTTGAAGCTTCTGAAAGGAGATCGAGACGAGCAGCGCCTAGCTGGACTCCTTCTGGTAACCAAGTTCTGCAAAGCAGAGGATCACTCCTCCCTCCGTAAGGTCTACCACGCCGTCGGCACCTCCTTCCTCCATCGCCTTCTCAGAACCGGCATGCCTAAACCCGAATCTGTTAATAACGATAATCGAGTTGCATATTTGCGCCTTGCCGTTACTGTTCTTGCTGCTTTGTGTCGCGTTCCTGATATTGCTTCTTCTCAAGACATGCTTTCAAAAATCCCTCTCATTTTGGAAGTCATCTCCACCCC ATCTGGTTCGTCAGTTCTTGAAGAATGCTATGAGTTTTTATACTTGGTATCGGCTGCATCTAGTGATGGAATTATGAAGCTTTATGAATCTGGAGGCATCAAGATACTAGCTTCTCAAATATCTTCTCTGCAGGATG GTTCACATCTAATGGAAATATCTATAAAACTCTTGCAATTGATTTTGAGTAGGATATCCTTGGATATAATCTACAATGATTACTTACCTGAGCTCTTGGTTATT TTAACAGCAATAGCAAGGCAGTTTGCAGTCTTACACACATCCTTAAAATTTGATTCTCTCCACCTGCTTAATGGCATTCTTTCTCCAAAAGACACG GCACAATTTCTTGCTGCACTTCGAACACTTTCCAAAGATAATATTTCAGACAATATTCGCATTGGTATTGTTGCTGTTTTGCAGAATCGTGTTG CTCCTGCTGAAAGGCTTCAGGCTCTCTTCTTAGCTGAGTCTATGGTTTCCATATATGGAGAAGATTGGTTGATTAACCAAGTAACCGCAAGTGCTGTACAATCTCCAGCTGAAAT GTGTTTATTGCTTGTCTTGGAGCAGTCAAGGGTTGAAATTGCTGTTCTGCTGAATGAGTTGGCCTATCTAAAGTATGAAGCACCGCAGGATACATCAGCTACTGCTGAGGCAATTGTGCTAAAGCGGCGAAATGTCGCTGTTGCCTACTCTTTGGTTGAGAAGATAATAAAGTTAATTTCAAAGATTGGTGGAAATGATG GAAACCTGCTTGATGAAGGCACCTTGACAAAGCTGATTCACCAACTTAATGAGACAATTATGGTTGTACTAGAGTATTTAGAAGATGCAAAG GAACATGGGCAAAAGAAAGGGGACGATTTACTTGCGTCTGTTAGGATTATTGGGAG CTATCTTGCTGAAGTGCCTCTTGCATGCAAGGAGAAGGTTCAAAATCTTTTAGGCTATATGCTTTCtgttgaaggagaagatgaacAAAG CCCCTTTTATGCTGTGTGCTTTCTGCTACCCCTGTTGTGTCAAATTACTATGGAGATTGAAGGATGCAAAGCTATGGCTTCATGCGGAGGACTCAAAAGT GTTATAGATTGCTTCAGTAAATTAGTTGGGCCAGATGGTTATATGGTTGAGGACAATGGTTGCATCTTTTTGGCATGTGATACAATAATGAACCTTCTACTAAAG AATGACAAAATTCAGTTGACGGTAGATGAATCGTCCTTTGTTAGTCTTCTGAGGGCATTGGCTTATTGGTCAG GAAATACCGATGACATGTCAAGTATGATGATGGCAGCAACCATTTGTGCACTGATATTTGATTATACATCAGAAGAGGCCCTTTTAAGCTGTTCTGATTTCAATAATACCATTCTTGGCAGTCTTTATGAACTCATCACAAGATGTCTGGCTTCATCAAAACAG GATACAAATGTGGATATGGATCTTTCTGAGATTATTTCTGCTG GTTTCTCTCGATGGGCTCATAGGTACCCGCACATCAGAGAGGCTATGAAGACATGA
- the LOC112783334 gene encoding uncharacterized protein isoform X1, with translation MEGDKVSHAGECSTSTSMSQTQQEEHEQCPNMEECLKLLKGDRDEQRLAGLLLVTKFCKAEDHSSLRKVYHAVGTSFLHRLLRTGMPKPESVNNDNRVAYLRLAVTVLAALCRVPDIASSQDMLSKIPLILEVISTPSGSSVLEECYEFLYLVSAASSDGIMKLYESGGIKILASQISSLQDGSHLMEISIKLLQLILSRISLDIIYNDYLPELLVILTAIARQFAVLHTSLKFDSLHLLNGILSPKDTAQFLAALRTLSKDNISDNIRIGIVAVLQNRVAPAERLQALFLAESMVSIYGEDWLINQVTASAVQSPAEMCLLLVLEQSRVEIAVLLNELAYLKYEAPQDTSATAEAIVLKRRNVAVAYSLVEKIIKLISKIGGNDGNLLDEGTLTKLIHQLNETIMVVLEYLEDAKEHGQKKGDDLLASVRIIGSYLAEVPLACKEKVQNLLGYMLSVEGEDEQSPFYAVCFLLPLLCQITMEIEGCKAMASCGGLKSVIDCFSKLVGPDGYMVEDNGCIFLACDTIMNLLLKNDKIQLTVDESSFVSLLRALAYWSGNTDDMSSMMMAATICALIFDYTSEEALLSCSDFNNTILGSLYELITRCLASSKQDTNVDMDLSEIISAGFSRWAHRYPHIREAMKT, from the exons ATGGAAGGTGATAAGGTCTCCCATGCTGGAGAGTGCTCCACCTCCACGTCAATg TCACAAACACAGCAAGAAGAACACGAACAATGTCCGAACATGGAGGAATGCTTGAAGCTTCTGAAAGGAGATCGAGACGAGCAGCGCCTAGCTGGACTCCTTCTGGTAACCAAGTTCTGCAAAGCAGAGGATCACTCCTCCCTCCGTAAGGTCTACCACGCCGTCGGCACCTCCTTCCTCCATCGCCTTCTCAGAACCGGCATGCCTAAACCCGAATCTGTTAATAACGATAATCGAGTTGCATATTTGCGCCTTGCCGTTACTGTTCTTGCTGCTTTGTGTCGCGTTCCTGATATTGCTTCTTCTCAAGACATGCTTTCAAAAATCCCTCTCATTTTGGAAGTCATCTCCACCCC ATCTGGTTCGTCAGTTCTTGAAGAATGCTATGAGTTTTTATACTTGGTATCGGCTGCATCTAGTGATGGAATTATGAAGCTTTATGAATCTGGAGGCATCAAGATACTAGCTTCTCAAATATCTTCTCTGCAGGATG GTTCACATCTAATGGAAATATCTATAAAACTCTTGCAATTGATTTTGAGTAGGATATCCTTGGATATAATCTACAATGATTACTTACCTGAGCTCTTGGTTATT TTAACAGCAATAGCAAGGCAGTTTGCAGTCTTACACACATCCTTAAAATTTGATTCTCTCCACCTGCTTAATGGCATTCTTTCTCCAAAAGACACG GCACAATTTCTTGCTGCACTTCGAACACTTTCCAAAGATAATATTTCAGACAATATTCGCATTGGTATTGTTGCTGTTTTGCAGAATCGTGTTG CTCCTGCTGAAAGGCTTCAGGCTCTCTTCTTAGCTGAGTCTATGGTTTCCATATATGGAGAAGATTGGTTGATTAACCAAGTAACCGCAAGTGCTGTACAATCTCCAGCTGAAAT GTGTTTATTGCTTGTCTTGGAGCAGTCAAGGGTTGAAATTGCTGTTCTGCTGAATGAGTTGGCCTATCTAAAGTATGAAGCACCGCAGGATACATCAGCTACTGCTGAGGCAATTGTGCTAAAGCGGCGAAATGTCGCTGTTGCCTACTCTTTGGTTGAGAAGATAATAAAGTTAATTTCAAAGATTGGTGGAAATGATG GAAACCTGCTTGATGAAGGCACCTTGACAAAGCTGATTCACCAACTTAATGAGACAATTATGGTTGTACTAGAGTATTTAGAAGATGCAAAG GAACATGGGCAAAAGAAAGGGGACGATTTACTTGCGTCTGTTAGGATTATTGGGAG CTATCTTGCTGAAGTGCCTCTTGCATGCAAGGAGAAGGTTCAAAATCTTTTAGGCTATATGCTTTCtgttgaaggagaagatgaacAAAG CCCCTTTTATGCTGTGTGCTTTCTGCTACCCCTGTTGTGTCAAATTACTATGGAGATTGAAGGATGCAAAGCTATGGCTTCATGCGGAGGACTCAAAAGT GTTATAGATTGCTTCAGTAAATTAGTTGGGCCAGATGGTTATATGGTTGAGGACAATGGTTGCATCTTTTTGGCATGTGATACAATAATGAACCTTCTACTAAAG AATGACAAAATTCAGTTGACGGTAGATGAATCGTCCTTTGTTAGTCTTCTGAGGGCATTGGCTTATTGGTCAG GAAATACCGATGACATGTCAAGTATGATGATGGCAGCAACCATTTGTGCACTGATATTTGATTATACATCAGAAGAGGCCCTTTTAAGCTGTTCTGATTTCAATAATACCATTCTTGGCAGTCTTTATGAACTCATCACAAGATGTCTGGCTTCATCAAAACAG GATACAAATGTGGATATGGATCTTTCTGAGATTATTTCTGCTG GTTTCTCTCGATGGGCTCATAGGTACCCGCACATCAGAGAGGCTATGAAGACATGA